GTCACCCGCCCGTCCGCCATCGGCACGTTCAGGTCCTCGCGCACCAGCACGCACTTGCCCGCGACATCGCCCATATCGTCGAGCGTCTTGAAGGGCTTGGTCATAAAAGCTGTCCTTGAAAGGGATCGAGGATGACGACGGCATCGCCGATCGCGATGCGTCCGCCGCGTTTCACGCGCGTACACGCGCCGCCGCGCCAGTCGGGGGTCAGCGCCGCCTTCAAACCGGGCGCGATGGTTTCCATGCGGCTGCACGGATCGCATTCGACGGTGATTTCGAGCACGACGTCGCGCCCGACGCCGATCAGCGTACCGGCCACCTGCGGCAAATCCAGGTGATCGATCAACAGGTTTGCACGGCGTTCCTGCCACGCGATGGCACGGCCGACCTCGGCCATCGCCGCGTCCCAGTCGCCGCGCTCCATCAGCGTCACCTGCCGCCGCCCGCGCCCGCCGGGCTTCACCGCCCCGCGGAAATCACCGGCCAGCCCCGCCTCGACGGAAACGTCGACATGGTCGATCGTCTCCATCGGCGCCTTGGGGAAGCCATGCCGCGCGATGCCGGCGAGGACGCCTGGCATGTACGCCCCCTCTCCCGTTCGGGCTGA
This portion of the Sphingomonas sp. FARSPH genome encodes:
- a CDS encoding MOSC domain-containing protein; translated protein: MPGVLAGIARHGFPKAPMETIDHVDVSVEAGLAGDFRGAVKPGGRGRRQVTLMERGDWDAAMAEVGRAIAWQERRANLLIDHLDLPQVAGTLIGVGRDVVLEITVECDPCSRMETIAPGLKAALTPDWRGGACTRVKRGGRIAIGDAVVILDPFQGQLL